TAGCGGGTTTTTGTATATTATTTTTTAAAACTCAATACTAATGGAATAGAAACACTTGAGGAGACGGGCTTTCCTTTATCTTCTGCCGGCTTCCATTTACCTTTATCTTTAATCCGGTAAAAAGCGGCTTCAATAAAAGCATTGACATCCTCATTATTTCCTTTTACATTAGGATTAAGGGCATTCCCTTTAGAATCTACTACAAAGTTTAATGTTGCTTTATAAGAATCTGAAGAAAAGTTTAAAAAGACAAGATCTACGGCTTCATATAAAAGCTTTTGAAAAGCGGCTTTTCCTTTATCGTATTCAGCTTCTTTACTGACTTTTGCTTTTGTAGGAGGATCTGCAGTGATCATTTTTTGATCCTCAAGGGAAGCTTTATCCAAAGCAGTCTTGTATGCGGTTATTTTATCCTCTGTCAAAAGCCACTCTTTCTTGGTTCTCAAATCATTAGGCTTAGGATATTTATTATACAGAGCCGTTTTCTTCCTTTCATAGCGTGAATCTGCCCTTTCAAATTCAGAAACCTGGGCACTGCCTAAAATAAAAGTGAAAATGAAAGCTGATGCTAAGACCTTTTTCATGATTTATTAAGCTTTTACAATATTAATAATTACTCCGGTTGCTTTTTCCATACTTTCCAAAGCTACATACTCATATGGACCGTGGAAGTTGATTCCTCCCGCAAAGATATTCGGGCATGGAAGTCCCATATAAGAAAGCTGTGCACCGTCTGTACCTCCTCTGATCGCTTTGATTTTAGGTTCGATACCCGCTTCGGTCATTGCTTTGGCAGCAAGGTCTACAATGTGCATTTTACCTTCAAACTGCTGCTTCATATTTCTGTATTGCTCTTTGATTTCCACTTCAGCAGTTCCTTCACCATGTTTTTGATTGAATTCTGCTACTTTTTCCTCCATGAATTTCTTTCTCGCTTCAAATTTATCAGCATCATGATCACGGATGATGTATTGAAGTTTTGCTTCAGAAATATCAGCAGTGATATCCATTAAATGGTAAAATCCGTCAAACCCTTTTGTGGTTGAAGGAGTTTCGTTAGCAGGAAGCATTTGAGCAAATTCAGCGGCTAAAAGAGCAGCATTGATCATTTTTCCGTAAGCATAACCAGGGTGAACACTTAATCCATGGATTTTTACTACTGCTCCGGCAGCGTTAAAGTTCTCATATTCAAGTTCTCCCACTTCTCCGCCATCCATTGTGTAAGCCCATTCTGCACCGAATTTAGCCACATCAAATTTATGAGCACCTCTTCCGATTTCTTCATCAGGAGTAAATCCTACTGCAATTCTTCCATGTTTAATCTCAGGATGAGCAATAAGATATTCTGCAGCTGTTACAATCTCTGCACAACCTGCTTTATCATCGGCTCCAAGAAGAGTAGTTCCGTCCGTAGTAATTAAGGTTTGACCGATATATTTTTTTAAGCTTTCAAATCTTGAAGGAGATAGGGTGAATCCTGTAGCCTGGTTCAAAAGAAGATCATTTCCGTCATAGTTTTCCCAAACCTGAGGCTTTACATTCTCTCCGCTGAAATCTGGTGAAGTATCA
This sequence is a window from Chryseobacterium culicis. Protein-coding genes within it:
- the pepT gene encoding peptidase T, giving the protein MSTIEFNPLWKEKLLNRFLSYVKIYSTSDAESETTPSTPRQWDIANYITEELKTIGLEDVSIDEHGYIMGYVPSNLENDDRPTIGFISHYDTSPDFSGENVKPQVWENYDGNDLLLNQATGFTLSPSRFESLKKYIGQTLITTDGTTLLGADDKAGCAEIVTAAEYLIAHPEIKHGRIAVGFTPDEEIGRGAHKFDVAKFGAEWAYTMDGGEVGELEYENFNAAGAVVKIHGLSVHPGYAYGKMINAALLAAEFAQMLPANETPSTTKGFDGFYHLMDITADISEAKLQYIIRDHDADKFEARKKFMEEKVAEFNQKHGEGTAEVEIKEQYRNMKQQFEGKMHIVDLAAKAMTEAGIEPKIKAIRGGTDGAQLSYMGLPCPNIFAGGINFHGPYEYVALESMEKATGVIINIVKA